The Brassica napus cultivar Da-Ae chromosome C7, Da-Ae, whole genome shotgun sequence genome has a segment encoding these proteins:
- the LOC106389683 gene encoding splicing factor 3B subunit 4-like → MTTRIAPGVGANLLGQHSAERNQEATVYVGGLEPQLSEELLWELFVQAGPLVNVYVPKDRVTGLHLGYGFIEFRSEEDADYAIKVLNMIKIHGKPIRVNKASQDKKSLDFGANLFIGNLDPDVDEKILYDTFSAFGGIASNPKIMRDPDTGNSRGFGFISYDSFDASDAAIESMTGQYLCNRQITVSYAYKKDTKGERHGTPAERLLAATNPIAQKSRPHTLFASGPPTAPQANGIARPFANGGMQPVPIPGPRPTPPPPPPQVYQTQPQSWQSQPHQQQHGLAVPPPMQMQYRPPQGMPPPPPPQFLHHQQGFGGPRPQPPPQAMGMHQHGWPPQHMQQGGPPPPQQPMHYHHPMSIPPPPPHQG, encoded by the exons ATGACGACTCGAATAGCTCCCGGAGTCGGAGCTAATCTTCTGGGCCAACACTCCGCCGAGAGGAACCAAGAAGCCACTGTTTACGTCGGTGGTCTCGAACCCCAg CTTTCTGAAGAATTGCTTTGGGAACTGTTCGTACAAGCCGGCCCACTTG TGAACGTCTACGTCCCGAAAGATAGGGTGACAGGTCTTCACCTAGGATATGGATTCATTGAGTTCCGTAGCGAGGAAGATGCTGACTAT GCAATTAAGGTTCTTAACATGATTAAGATCCATGGGAAGCCTATACGTGTTAACAAG GCGTCTCAAGATAAGAAGAGCTTGGACTTTGGTGCTAACCTTTTCATTGGAAACCTTGACCCT GATGTGGATGAAAAGATTTTGTATGACACTTTCAGCGCATTTGGTGGGATCGCTTCTAATCCTAAG ATAATGCGAGATCCTGATACCGGGAACTCACGTGGTTTCGGTTTCATTAGCTATGACTCCTTTGATGCATCTGATGCTGCTATTGAG TCTATGACCGGACAGTATCTGTGTAATCGTCAGATAACAGTCTCTTACGCATACAAGAAAGACACCAAAGGAGAGCGCCACGGTACTCCAGCAG AGAGGCTTTTGGCTGCCACAAATCCAATTGCCCAGAAAAGCAGACCTCATACTCTATTCGCAAGCGGCCCACCAACTGCTCCTCAAGCTAATGGTATTGCACGTCCGTTTGCCAATGGCGGCATGCAACCTGTTCCGATCCCAGGTCCTCGTCCAacacctccaccaccacctccacaAGTCTACCAAACTCAGCCACAATCTTGGCAATCTCAGCCGCATCAACAACAACACGGCTTAGCTGTTCCACCGCCCATGCAGATGCAGTATCGTCCTCCTCAAGGAATGCCGCCGCCACCACCTCCCCAGTTTCTTCATCACCAACAAGGTTTCGGCGGTCCAAGGCCACAACCACCACCTCAAGCCATGGGAATGCACCAACATGGGTGGCCCCCGCAACACATGCAGCAAGGTGGACCACCACCGCCACAACAACCTATGCACTACCATCATCCCATGTCTattccaccaccaccaccacaccaAGGCTGA
- the LOC106386056 gene encoding transcription repressor OFP7, producing MTKRFKLKITRILSFKSCRSKVPSDLPFDPVRSFPRPSPPPANPITTVPQRRRSTLRQHVFTTFGCGSSRRRSSAPLAVSRRNSPSLSPPQTPTFQWEREGIWHVVTQEDGGEYETPRRKIYDGDDRRRLVKKERYARRRGSTSSAEEYEEETERETLLPSSTNLSPESSSSGLPRVTRRRRNHPRKKNTSLVVEEKSESPSPPPSPARLSSFVQRLIPCTAASPVVMEGVAVVKRSEDPYEDFKGSMMEMVVEKNMFEVAELEQLLSCFLTLNAKRHHRAIVKAFSEVWVALFSGGNNSSRRSSVRLSDYDEC from the coding sequence atgacGAAACGTTTCAAATTAAAGATAACAAGAATCCTCTCCTTCAAGTCTTGCCGTTCAAAAGTTCCTTCCGATCTCCCTTTCGATCCTGTCCGTTCATTTCCCCGCCCATCTCCTCCACCGGCTAACCCCATAACCACCGTGCCACAGCGTCGTCGTTCTACTTTAAGACAACACGTGTTTACCACTTTTGGCTGCGGCTCAAGTCGGAGACGCTCTTCTGCACCGTTGGCTGTTTCCAGGAGGAACTCACCGTCTTTGTCGCCGCCGCAGACGCCGACGTTTCAGTGGGAACGCGAGGGAATATGGCACGTGGTTACTCAAGAAGATGGTGGAGAATACGAAACGCCTCGTCGGAAAATATACGACGGAGATGATCGCCGACGTTTAGTGAAGAAAGAGAGATACGCACGGCGGCGAGGGAGCACTTCCTCCGCCGAAGAATACGAAGAGGAGACGGAGAGAGAGACTCTCTTACCATCTTCCACAAACCTATCGCCGGAAAGTTCCTCTTCGGGATTGCCACGTGTTACCAGACGACGGAGAAACCATCCGAGGAAGAAAAACACGTCGTTGGTTGTTGAGGAGAAAAGCGAGTCGCCTTCTCCTCCACCATCTCCGGCAAGACTGTCGTCCTTCGTGCAGAGATTAATCCCGTGTACGGCGGCGTCGCCGGTTGTGATGGAAGGAGTGGCTGTGGTGAAGAGATCGGAGGATCCGTACGAAGACTTCAAGGGATCAATGATGGAGATGGTAGTAGAGAAGAACATGTTTGAAGTGGCTGAGCTTGAGCAACTTCTAAGCTGCTTCTTGACGCTAAACGCGAAACGCCACCACCGCGCGATTGTCAAAGCGTTTTCTGAGGTTTGGGTTGCTTTGTTCTCCGGTGGCAATAACAGCAGCCGAAGGTCCAGTGTTCGACTCTCTGATTATGATGAATgttag
- the LOC106354987 gene encoding uncharacterized protein LOC106354987 translates to MSSNPNIFSSYGDDTTNYHGFVPNFRNHNSKTTRSMFTTSDHMNHRGLFSSSPSFSCYQNSHVSSSSFGLNNSHMNYHMNSESDSVLGANCFPITNNPQYSQVSFTQTITNRFSAIVPSNEIYNIQNDIARVQHDMDFKTNMWNRPTSYRPTFLDKNCGILNPKPVNAIPHQDSPYRQHLDMFSSSSKYNHDLHVLQEGQSSRKSPKPIKSHDNYNSDEDGRSYDVQYDGRTHSLPYEKYGPYTCPKCNSVFNTSQKFAAHMSSHYKDETKKERDERYRARIKNKYHKLSSNIHGGSKKIKLEAME, encoded by the coding sequence ATGTCTTCAAACCCAAACATATTCAGCTCTTATGGGGATGATACTACAAACTATCATGGTTTTGTTCCCAACTTCAGGAATCATAATTCCAAAACAACTCGATCGATGTTCACTACCTCTGATCACATGAACCATAGAGGtttattctcttcttctccctctTTTTCTTGCTACCAAAATTCACAtgtctcttcatcttcttttggATTGAACAATTCACATATGAATTATCATATGAATAGTGAAAGTGATTCTGTTCTTGGTGCTAATTGTTTTCCTATTACAAATAATCCTCAATATTCTCAAGTCTCTTTCACCCAAACAATTACAAATAGGTTTTCTGCAATTGTTCCGAGCAATGAAATTTACAATATCCAAAATGATATTGCACGTGTCCAACATGACATGGATTTTAAAACCAATATGTGGAATCGTCCTACATCTTATCGTCCAACCTTTCTTGATAAAAACTGTGGGATCTTGAACCCTAAACCGGTTAATGCCATTCCTCACCAAGACTCTCCTTATCGTCAGCATCTGGACATGTTTTCTTCGTCATCAAAGTACAACCATGACCTACATGTTCTCCAAGAAGGTCAATCGTCAAGGAAAAGCCCTAAACCAATCAAATCTCATGATAATTACAATTCTGATGAAGACGGGAGAAGTTATGATGTTCAATATGATGGTCGGACACATAGTTTGCCATATGAGAAATACGGTCCATATACATGTCCCAAGTGCAACAGTGTGTTTAACACATCACAGAAATTTGCTGCACATATGTCATCTCACTACAAGGATGAGacgaaaaaagaaagagatgagaGGTATCGTGCAaggattaaaaacaaatatcacaAACTAAGCAGCAATATACATGGTGGATCTAAGAAGATCAAACTGGAGGCGATGGAGTAA